In one window of Primulina tabacum isolate GXHZ01 chromosome 8, ASM2559414v2, whole genome shotgun sequence DNA:
- the LOC142554819 gene encoding zinc finger protein 1-like, translating into MQMEESHVQEKCKSFDLMLVKELSLFHNTNPSQNSSSDLKYGGDEESEHRGFSCNYCSRKFYSSQALGGHQNAHKRERMIVKRVRGLGAAASFGQRFSSMDSLPLHGSLKSSLGIQAHSMVHKPGFFGFSSPPGMWPRIGPPSSGKAARFDGGRKLSMDGIGGFRWNSNSHFLRINNDQKEMKKLDLSLKL; encoded by the coding sequence ATGCAAATGGAAGAATCCCATGTTCAAGAAAAATGCAAGAGTTTTGATCTTATGTTAGTGAAAGAACTCAGCCTGTTCCACAATACGAATCCATCTCAAAACTCATCAAGTGATTTGAAATATGGAGGCGACGAAGAATCCGAGCATCGGGGTTTCTCTTGCAACTACTGCAGCAGGAAATTCTACAGTTCACAGGCTCTTGGAGGCCACCAGAATGCTCATAAACGGGAGAGGATGATAGTGAAACGAGTGCGGGGCCTTGGCGCCGCAGCCTCTTTCGGTCAACGATTTTCGAGCATGGATTCGCTACCTTTACATGGATCTTTGAAAAGTTCTCTTGGGATTCAAGCTCATTCCATGGTTCACAAGCCAGGTTTCTTTGGTTTCTCGTCACCACCCGGTATGTGGCCAAGAATTGGACCGCCATCGAGTGGCAAAGCTGCAAGATTTGATGGTGGCCGGAAGTTATCTATGGATGGAATTGGAGGATTCAGATGGAATTCTAATTCTCATTTCTTGAGGATTAATAATGATCAAAAGGAGATGAAGAAGCTGGACTTGTCTCTTAAACTGTGA